TTATCGTCACGAAGTTGATCTTCTTGTCGTTGGGATTTGTGTAACTAATCGAGACTGGTAGGGCCGATCCTTTCGTGATGGTTTTCGTATAACACAGTAGATGATCCCCGggttttttgccaaaaaagtaaCTCTGTTCTTGCGATACCACTAGCGACAGCGCCCAGCTGCCTGCCACACAAAGTGCACACAACGACACCAGCTTAATCCAAACCATCGTTTCGTGAAATTGCACGGTATCCGTGTAATGTTCCCCCAAATCGAACCGGGCAACACTTCCGACTGAGCCACAATCCGGAAGGTTGCGTCGTTTAAATACGAATACCACAACCAAATCCGGGAGCAAACGCCCACTTATGGCCCCTTGACAGTGACCTCTTTTGACAGGCCCTCCCGAAAACGATAAGATGGCAGTTTTCATGAGCAGGAAATTGCAACTGCAGAAAGGTACTCCGGTAATGCTGCAGTACAGCGGGACGATGGGGAAAGTTTGCTTTATTGCAACGTgctgatgttattttttatgattatcAGTTTTATTGCGACAGTGTGATATCTTAAAAGATAAAGGAATGTGTGCACATTTAATTCCAATGTTCGATACGCTTTACTATGGAATTGCAATTAAAATCTGTGTAATTTTTTACGTTAAAGTAGTGTGTTTCAGTCTCTATAATATGCACATCTTTGGTTTCATGGTATTTCATGTGCACATGTATAAAATAACTTGTTGCACAAATAAACTCATCAATGAACAGTAATTCTCATATATCTCGCAGGGTCTTTCAAGCTGTAAGCGTTGATATTTGGAATTCTCAACAAATACTATGAATTTATGCAGAAACGGAGTTTGTTGAAATCTTCACCAGCTTTCTACAACATTCGGACGGATCACAAATTGACAGTACATTATGtaatgttgaaaaatataatgaaaattacatGTAGTTTGcagaaatattttttgaatGAAGTAATTCTAACAAGGATGACAAGGATAttggatgaaataaataaataaattaaattctaattaagaaagattattttcgttatttgtttcataattgATTGGTTTCtagttttgaataattgaataaataacacatagctaatttgttttgatttttcaatcattaaatcgatttttgtaaTTGTAAACCTCTTCAgtaaattttaatatattttaattattttcatacaGTGCTGAAATctacattttaaatttaataaaacaaaacacgcaatCACAAATAACATGAATCAAACAATCTAAAACATTCATATAAATTATACTTAAATGCTAAAGATAGTCGATTATAAAAAGAGGAACAAAATAGTCGCGTATTGAATGAAGAATcatgtttttattcatttcatgaAACTATCAGCGGTGTATAATAACAACCATCGTCTCAAATATATTTagcatttattaaaataatttattatttattaacttcattttttttcttacaggtatttaaattttgttcgaAAAAATCACTTCACACAGTAGAATTTAACTTCGATCGCGTAAGGTAGAATAGATTttgcattgattttaattGTGACGGAAACCGTTCCAAGCTTTCCGCTAGAAATTTCGGCAGTAAATCCATGAGTCGAATACTTATCGGCCGCCAGAGTgataaaattgatgtttttagCCTGCGGAgatattaacattttttttatttcgtacaaacataattaataacaattattgtaataaaaacagtCTAAGGACTTACCGCGGTTGGATTGGTATACGAAACGTCCTGTGGCATGATGGAACCCTTCAGTAGCGTTTTCGAGAAGCATAGTATATCGGATGCATCCTTGGCACCGAAAAAGTAGCTCTGCTTTGACGTGTTCACATCACTGATGCTAAAATTTGCCCCAACATCCGCGCAAAGGACGACGACCATCAACCCAACGAAAACTACGAATCCGTGCGATCGGTACATGCTGCTTACACTGTTTATTCTGTATGTCGAGGCGGATACACTCACAGGCCCGCTTTTATAAACTTCCCAAGCTGTGCGATCGCAATTGAGGACagcaaccgggaactgcaCAACCTCATTACCTTCATCACCCGGTTTAATGtcctttcgaaaaaaaaatgtttttgacCACCCTTAATTTCGTTTTCGGCACTTTCTCACATTAGCAGAGAAAGTTGTCCATTTCCTCAACCGGACTCGTGGCTCCATTTCCGGATGTTGGTCGCACTTGGGAtgtcacaaaataaaactcaacttAAACTgccaaaaagtaaaacaagtgTCATAAAATTTCACTTACCGCTGCATCTCGCACCAATCGCATCGATCTCCGTACTGCACCATGTGGTCCACGCAAGGGATTCTATAAAAGTTACCGCCCGATCGTGGGCATGCTTCAGTTCCGTACATTCCGTCCTTCGCTGGCTCGAACAAGGAAGCCGATAAAAATGCATCCCACGTACCGGTTGAGAGCTCTCTGCTTTGCGGTGATCTTGTGCTGCTTCTGGACGCAACCCGCGACAGCCTCACTGCAAACCAATACCAATCCGGCGGTAAAGGAGTTTGGTGTGGCCGATGCTGCACTGGTACTCTGCTTCGATAAGACGGTCTATGCGTACAGCCGTAGCCCAAACTCACTGGCATTTGTTACGGTGAGTGTGCCCAAACTGATGCACCTGTATTCCTAGCCCACAAGTTAGCTTAACTCTCTTTCCCAATATTGTAGGACAAAAACATTAACTACGTCAAGGTGGAAACACTTAAGCCGGGCTATTATGGCGGTGTGAATGCTGAAATTACGGGAGGTGCCATCAAAAAACCCAACATCGTCATCACGCTCACTGAGGGAGGTCGAAAATCGCTCTTTAAGAGTAATGTAAGggtgcaaatgttttgtgtaGCTTAAATGAATGTTATTTATAATAAATCTACCATAAACCTACGGTATAACATTAAGGCAATTATGAAACTGA
This Anopheles marshallii chromosome 3, idAnoMarsDA_429_01, whole genome shotgun sequence DNA region includes the following protein-coding sequences:
- the LOC128715412 gene encoding uncharacterized protein LOC128715412; translated protein: MVWIKLVSLCALCVAGSWALSLVVSQEQSYFFGKKPGDHLLCYTKTITKGSALPVSISYTNPNDKKINFVTINADKYSILGFTVDKTDGQLGTPAIGYRINGPSPLTYSITVNMYCEP
- the LOC128715111 gene encoding uncharacterized protein LOC128715111 — translated: MYRSHGFVVFVGLMVVVLCADVGANFSISDVNTSKQSYFFGAKDASDILCFSKTLLKGSIMPQDVSYTNPTAAKNINFITLAADKYSTHGFTAEISSGKLGTVSVTIKINAKSILPYAIEVKFYCVK
- the LOC128715260 gene encoding uncharacterized protein LOC128715260; translated protein: MLQFRTFRPSLARTRKPIKMHPTYRLRALCFAVILCCFWTQPATASLQTNTNPAVKEFGVADAALVLCFDKTVYAYSRSPNSLAFVTDKNINYVKVETLKPGYYGGVNAEITGGAIKKPNIVITLTEGGRKSLFKSNVRVQMFCVA